The Novosphingobium kaempferiae genome includes a window with the following:
- the galE gene encoding UDP-glucose 4-epimerase GalE codes for MTIKHPVLVTGGAGYIGSHAVLALRDAGWPVSVIDNLVTGFRFAIPEGVTFYQGDIEDGELLARIFAEQGMGNGKGAIMHFAGSVVVPESVTDPLKYYHNNTAKSRALIDAAIKAGVPHFIFSSTAATYGIPEVSPVTEDSPKSPINPYGMSKLMTETMLADVGRAHAFNYCALRYFNVAGADPQGRTGQSTAGATHLIKVAVEAALGKRTHVGVFGTDFDTPDGTGVRDYIHVSDLANAHVLALEALIAEPARSLTMNCGYGRGFSVLEVLDAVDRVTNLQIDRRLEGRRAGDPDALISDNSRIKATIPWVPRYDDLPTIVEHALAWERKLGTLRAEVEG; via the coding sequence ATGACGATCAAGCATCCCGTACTCGTGACCGGCGGCGCCGGTTACATCGGCAGTCATGCGGTTCTGGCACTCAGGGATGCGGGCTGGCCCGTCTCGGTGATCGACAACCTCGTCACCGGTTTTCGCTTTGCGATTCCGGAGGGCGTGACCTTCTACCAGGGCGACATCGAGGACGGCGAACTGCTCGCCCGGATATTTGCCGAACAGGGCATGGGCAACGGCAAGGGCGCGATCATGCATTTCGCCGGCTCGGTCGTGGTGCCTGAATCGGTGACCGACCCGCTCAAGTACTACCACAACAACACCGCCAAGAGCCGCGCGCTGATCGACGCGGCAATCAAGGCGGGCGTGCCGCACTTCATCTTCAGTTCGACCGCAGCGACTTACGGCATTCCCGAAGTCTCGCCGGTGACCGAGGACAGCCCCAAGTCGCCGATCAATCCCTACGGCATGTCGAAGCTGATGACCGAGACGATGCTGGCGGACGTCGGCCGGGCGCATGCGTTCAACTACTGCGCGCTGCGCTATTTCAACGTGGCGGGGGCAGACCCGCAGGGCCGTACCGGCCAGTCGACCGCAGGGGCGACCCATCTCATCAAGGTCGCCGTCGAAGCTGCCCTGGGCAAGCGCACCCACGTCGGCGTGTTCGGCACCGATTTCGATACGCCTGACGGCACCGGCGTGCGCGACTACATCCACGTTTCCGATCTTGCGAACGCCCACGTCCTCGCGCTTGAAGCACTGATCGCGGAGCCTGCCCGGTCGCTGACGATGAACTGCGGTTACGGCCGTGGCTTCTCGGTGCTGGAAGTGCTCGACGCGGTGGATCGCGTGACCAACCTGCAGATCGACCGCCGCCTCGAAGGCCGCCGCGCGGGCGATCCCGATGCGCTCATCTCCGACAACAGCCGCATCAAGGCGACGATCCCCTGGGTGCCCCGCTACGACGACCTGCCGACCATCGTCGAGCACGCGCTGGCGTGGGAGCGCAAGCTGGGCACGCTGCGGGCCGAAGTAGAAGGCTGA
- a CDS encoding polysaccharide biosynthesis/export family protein, translating into MAGCSSTTPNPNLPVGAAAYDVIPAKAPSVENYLVTPGDVIAVNVFGEEGLSNPQLRVDEAGFIQLPLAGQIKAGGLTAPQLSSAIASALGGRYLVNPQVTVAVVEPAKRVVSVEGEVKTPGVYEIGNKFTLLSAIARAQSPTDTARLDEVLIFRTIDGKRMAARFNLKDVRSGIAPDPEVMDGDVITIGRSAARAVWQDILRAAPIFNAFVVLGTN; encoded by the coding sequence ATGGCCGGGTGCTCCTCGACCACGCCGAACCCCAACCTTCCGGTCGGCGCGGCCGCTTATGATGTGATCCCCGCCAAGGCCCCCTCGGTCGAAAACTACCTGGTCACTCCCGGAGACGTGATCGCGGTCAATGTCTTTGGTGAGGAAGGCCTCAGCAACCCTCAACTCCGCGTCGACGAAGCCGGATTCATCCAGCTTCCGCTTGCCGGGCAGATCAAGGCTGGCGGCCTCACCGCGCCCCAATTGTCGAGCGCGATCGCTTCCGCTCTGGGCGGGCGCTATCTCGTCAATCCGCAGGTGACGGTGGCCGTCGTCGAGCCTGCCAAGCGCGTCGTTTCTGTCGAAGGCGAAGTCAAGACGCCAGGCGTCTACGAGATCGGCAACAAGTTCACGCTGCTGTCCGCCATTGCCCGTGCGCAGAGCCCGACGGATACGGCAAGGCTGGATGAGGTGCTGATCTTCCGCACGATCGACGGCAAGCGCATGGCCGCGCGTTTCAATCTGAAGGACGTGCGCTCGGGCATTGCGCCTGATCCCGAGGTCATGGATGGCGACGTCATCACCATTGGCCGCTCGGCGGCTCGGGCAGTCTGGCAGGATATCCTGCGCGCCGCCCCGATCTTCAACGCCTTCGTCGTTCTGGGAACCAACTAA
- a CDS encoding O-antigen ligase family protein, with protein sequence MALLAGGGGVGAGMANLIVQLAAIALLAFNGPAILNVLRGTGPGLVLLVGLTMAVPVLQLVPLPPLLWQGLPGRALEVEALTLIGEAQTWRPLSVAPARTFVGLAGLIAPFTVLLLALRLPERRGAILDVVIAGGVAVILLGGVQMASGGTTGMIYAETHGSSELFGTFANRNSSGLFLVLALAAVVSRMQVGRGALRDPTSVIRYALVFVFCVAVVLTRSRSAMALALLPMLHLAWRLLPLVRQRGRGVALGIAVLAVVAAIGAGLVAQNNDRARQALARFDDIQAVRLWIWDDALVATKRYWPVGAGVGAFDEVFQIDESIEYLEPTRAGRAHNELLEQALESGLAGVLLAAAWTGWVAVAAWRSMTRRAEPATTGAVVMICCIAFQSVLDYPLRNQALMCAAALLVAMLAAQGRDGRAKATGKGSVEAE encoded by the coding sequence GTGGCTCTGCTCGCCGGTGGCGGCGGCGTCGGCGCAGGCATGGCCAACCTGATCGTGCAGCTTGCGGCGATCGCCCTGCTTGCATTCAACGGGCCTGCGATACTCAACGTGCTGCGCGGCACGGGTCCAGGACTGGTGTTGCTGGTCGGACTGACGATGGCCGTGCCGGTGCTGCAACTCGTGCCGCTACCCCCTCTATTGTGGCAAGGGCTCCCGGGCAGAGCGCTCGAAGTCGAAGCCCTGACGCTGATCGGGGAGGCGCAGACGTGGCGGCCTTTGAGCGTCGCTCCTGCACGTACTTTCGTCGGCCTCGCCGGTTTGATCGCCCCCTTTACGGTGCTGCTGCTAGCGCTGCGGCTTCCCGAGCGTCGAGGCGCCATTCTGGATGTCGTCATTGCAGGCGGGGTTGCCGTCATTCTTCTCGGCGGCGTGCAGATGGCTTCTGGCGGCACGACGGGCATGATCTATGCCGAAACGCACGGCTCGAGCGAACTGTTCGGCACCTTTGCAAACCGTAACTCCAGCGGACTCTTCCTTGTTCTCGCGCTTGCAGCCGTGGTCTCGCGCATGCAGGTGGGAAGAGGAGCGCTTCGCGATCCCACTTCGGTGATCCGTTACGCGCTCGTTTTCGTATTTTGCGTCGCCGTTGTGCTGACGCGTTCACGCTCTGCCATGGCGCTTGCTCTGCTGCCCATGCTGCACCTTGCCTGGCGGTTGCTGCCCCTTGTGCGGCAGCGTGGTCGCGGCGTTGCTTTGGGTATCGCGGTGCTGGCGGTCGTGGCGGCGATAGGGGCGGGCCTGGTCGCACAGAACAATGACCGCGCTCGTCAGGCGCTCGCGCGTTTCGATGATATCCAGGCGGTTCGCCTCTGGATCTGGGACGATGCGCTTGTCGCCACGAAGCGCTATTGGCCGGTGGGGGCTGGCGTCGGTGCATTCGACGAGGTGTTCCAGATCGACGAATCCATCGAGTACCTCGAACCGACACGCGCCGGTCGCGCGCATAACGAACTGCTGGAGCAGGCTCTGGAATCCGGTCTCGCCGGAGTTCTGCTCGCCGCTGCATGGACGGGATGGGTTGCGGTTGCGGCATGGCGCAGCATGACGCGCAGGGCCGAGCCGGCGACGACCGGTGCTGTCGTCATGATCTGCTGTATCGCTTTCCAGTCGGTTCTGGACTATCCATTGCGAAATCAGGCGCTAATGTGCGCCGCAGCATTGCTGGTCGCGATGCTTGCCGCACAAGGCCGTGATGGTCGAGCGAAGGCGACCGGAAAGGGAAGTGTCGAGGCGGAGTAG
- a CDS encoding autotransporter outer membrane beta-barrel domain-containing protein produces MPSLKSTASLGALALAIASSPVLADTSVTTDTTTALKTSTAGNITIGEDGTLTLASGSGITVDSNSTVTMGGTIDMGGAAGASAITVNSGTSSAINIGEDGVISVLEDYVLDDADGDNIVTSGIASAGNRYGIHVNGVASGTILNEGTISVEGQNSGGIVLDGDWTGSVTNTGTISVIGDNAVGISTKGVNGDVTVEGTVSVVGKGSSALNVAGDVSGTVTIQGALTKGYTFVNDDSTTMVLSREALRTGTAAVSITGNVDGGIYVAAPPVDRDDDNDNDDEDGDGVDDSDEGTGTITTYGNGPALQVGGTSDITVGSVTGNMGTYSVVIDGSVTSNSYYSNTDAYGLVIGGQGGNVTLTNGIGVSGTLNATSYDQSAVALLINQGSTVTSLYNSGTISASLTSGGEGSTTAIRDLSGTLTSLENTGYITAGGTSTDTRTAIDLSANTTGVTVTQYLNDDDAETRAEYEEDNDEEDTTVYAKITGDIRLGSGNDTLAASTGQIVGDTYFGAGDDTLTLSDDAVYSGDVYFGSGAATASLSGTSIFSGTMDFAGEAGTVTINDSAKYSGQFGNAANVAVTVNGGTLIPDEATTVSFGSLTVGSGGTIGVYVDGAESSTIVTDSATLADGASVTATVNSLATAQGTYTVLTSDNLTVEGALNYAVDTPFIYNGSVSSDDDSVYLTLSRKTTDELGLTKSQAAVWDAIYATAQNDDSMTASLLDVGDAATLRDQVGGLVPDHAGGVFKAVTTADRLAARHISDDTTLFDISDVGGWFEPIYWRASKDATGTAGYKANGWGLSGGVERRTDLGYFGVSYAWMQGSVKNNGGTGKLDIGQHDLSLFWRTSNGPLLAWARVGASRISIDSTRTYTGTIDDTDFSYAADGSWKGWLFSGLAGASYRFDMSRRFSLKPKVELEQMWLKEKGYDETADSDAMALTVAGRTSRMLTATPSVTASYSLGTISPDWRPLTFQIEAGRREVLSGQLGSTTAYFNGGDSYDAGEAFTIAGDSLKGAWIGEASVLAGGYDFTWKITARAEQASTGTDLSARASLSMAF; encoded by the coding sequence ATGCCCTCGCTGAAAAGCACCGCCAGTCTCGGCGCACTCGCGCTCGCCATCGCATCCTCGCCGGTCCTTGCCGATACTTCGGTGACCACCGACACCACCACCGCGCTCAAGACCTCCACCGCCGGCAACATCACCATCGGAGAGGACGGCACGCTCACGCTGGCGAGCGGCAGCGGCATCACGGTGGACAGCAATTCCACCGTGACCATGGGCGGCACCATCGACATGGGCGGGGCGGCAGGCGCATCGGCGATCACCGTGAATTCGGGCACGTCCTCGGCCATCAACATTGGCGAGGACGGGGTGATCTCGGTGCTGGAGGACTATGTCCTCGATGACGCGGACGGCGACAACATCGTCACCAGCGGCATCGCCTCGGCGGGCAATCGTTACGGCATCCACGTCAATGGCGTGGCCTCCGGCACGATCCTCAACGAAGGCACGATCTCGGTCGAGGGGCAGAATTCGGGCGGCATCGTGCTCGATGGCGACTGGACCGGATCGGTCACCAACACCGGCACGATCTCGGTGATCGGCGACAACGCAGTCGGCATCTCGACGAAGGGCGTCAATGGCGACGTCACCGTAGAAGGCACCGTCTCGGTGGTCGGCAAGGGTTCCAGCGCGCTGAACGTGGCGGGCGACGTCAGCGGCACCGTCACCATCCAGGGCGCGTTGACCAAGGGTTACACCTTCGTCAACGACGACAGCACGACCATGGTCCTCTCGCGCGAGGCATTGCGCACCGGCACCGCTGCAGTCTCGATCACCGGCAATGTCGATGGCGGCATCTACGTGGCCGCGCCCCCGGTCGACCGTGACGACGACAACGACAACGACGACGAGGACGGCGATGGTGTAGACGACAGCGACGAAGGCACCGGCACGATCACCACTTACGGCAACGGCCCCGCGTTGCAGGTCGGCGGCACCAGCGACATCACCGTGGGATCGGTGACCGGCAACATGGGCACCTATTCGGTCGTGATCGACGGTTCGGTGACCTCGAACTCCTACTACAGCAACACCGACGCCTATGGACTCGTCATCGGTGGGCAGGGCGGCAACGTCACGCTGACCAACGGCATCGGCGTGTCAGGCACGCTGAACGCCACTTCCTACGACCAGTCGGCGGTGGCCCTGCTCATCAATCAGGGAAGCACCGTCACCAGCCTCTACAACAGCGGCACGATCTCCGCCTCGCTGACCTCGGGCGGAGAGGGTTCGACCACCGCCATCCGCGACCTGTCGGGGACGCTGACCTCGCTCGAAAACACCGGTTACATCACCGCGGGCGGCACCAGCACCGACACCCGCACCGCGATAGATCTTTCGGCGAACACCACCGGTGTCACCGTCACCCAGTACCTCAACGACGACGATGCCGAGACGCGCGCCGAGTACGAGGAGGACAACGACGAGGAAGACACCACCGTCTACGCCAAGATCACTGGCGACATCCGGCTGGGATCGGGCAACGACACGCTGGCCGCTTCCACCGGCCAGATCGTCGGCGATACCTACTTCGGCGCGGGCGACGATACGCTCACGCTGTCTGACGATGCGGTCTATTCGGGCGACGTCTATTTCGGCAGCGGCGCGGCCACGGCCAGCCTTTCGGGCACCTCGATCTTCTCCGGCACCATGGATTTCGCGGGAGAGGCCGGCACCGTCACGATCAACGACAGCGCGAAATATTCCGGCCAGTTCGGCAACGCGGCCAATGTCGCGGTGACCGTCAACGGCGGCACCCTGATCCCGGACGAGGCGACGACGGTCAGTTTCGGCAGCCTCACCGTCGGTTCGGGCGGCACGATCGGCGTCTATGTCGATGGAGCCGAAAGCTCGACCATCGTCACCGACAGCGCCACGCTGGCGGACGGCGCCAGCGTCACGGCGACGGTAAACAGCCTCGCCACAGCGCAGGGCACTTACACCGTGCTGACATCTGACAATCTGACGGTCGAGGGTGCGCTGAACTACGCGGTGGACACGCCGTTCATCTACAACGGCTCGGTCAGCAGCGACGACGACAGCGTCTACCTGACATTGTCGCGCAAGACGACCGACGAACTGGGGCTCACGAAGTCGCAGGCGGCGGTGTGGGATGCGATCTACGCGACCGCGCAGAACGACGACAGCATGACCGCCAGCCTGCTCGACGTCGGCGACGCCGCGACGCTGCGCGATCAGGTCGGAGGGCTGGTCCCCGATCACGCCGGCGGCGTGTTCAAGGCGGTCACCACCGCAGACCGCCTTGCCGCACGGCATATCAGCGACGACACCACGCTGTTCGACATCTCCGATGTGGGCGGCTGGTTCGAGCCGATCTACTGGCGCGCCAGCAAGGACGCGACCGGCACGGCGGGCTACAAGGCGAACGGCTGGGGTCTTTCCGGCGGCGTCGAGCGGCGCACGGACCTCGGCTATTTCGGCGTGTCCTATGCGTGGATGCAGGGTTCGGTGAAGAACAACGGGGGCACCGGCAAGCTGGACATCGGCCAGCATGACCTCAGCCTGTTCTGGCGCACTTCCAACGGGCCGCTGCTCGCGTGGGCGCGCGTGGGTGCATCGCGCATCTCGATCGACTCCACCCGTACCTACACCGGCACCATCGACGACACCGACTTTTCCTATGCCGCCGACGGCAGCTGGAAGGGGTGGCTGTTCTCCGGACTGGCGGGTGCGTCCTACCGCTTCGACATGTCGCGCCGCTTCAGCCTGAAGCCTAAGGTGGAACTGGAGCAGATGTGGCTCAAGGAAAAGGGCTATGACGAAACTGCCGACAGCGATGCGATGGCGCTCACTGTCGCAGGACGTACCAGCAGGATGCTGACCGCCACGCCGAGCGTGACCGCATCCTACTCGCTGGGCACCATTTCGCCCGACTGGCGCCCGTTGACCTTCCAGATTGAGGCCGGTCGCCGCGAAGTGCTGAGTGGTCAGCTCGGCAGCACTACCGCCTACTTCAACGGCGGCGACAGCTACGATGCGGGCGAAGCCTTCACTATCGCGGGCGACAGCCTGAAGGGCGCATGGATCGGCGAGGCGAGCGTGCTCGCGGGCGGCTACGACTTCACCTGGAAGATCACCGCCCGTGCCGAGCAGGCGAGCACCGGCACCGACCTTTCAGCGCGCGCCTCGCTCAGCATGGCGTTCTGA
- a CDS encoding intradiol ring-cleavage dioxygenase produces the protein MRFRERDRSEDHGHGLAEDLQAIGREMFARRRALAFMASAGTAAALAACGGDDSGSSSGSDSTSTSSGSSTSTSSTSTSSTSTSSSSTSGGTSTATCIADPTETNGPYPADGTNTASGSTSNVLIQSGVVRSDIRSSFIGSTTTAAGVQLEIELQLVDVSNGCAPISGAAIYVWHCDAAGLYSLYSSGVTTQSYLRGVQVTDSDGKVKFTTIYPACYSGRWPHIHFEVFTGGLTSASTGRTASLISQLAMPAATNTAVFSGDTRYTASIANYNAVSLSSDNVFGDNTSAQIAQMTPTLSGSVTAGYTGTAVIGIAT, from the coding sequence ATGCGATTTCGGGAGCGGGACCGATCCGAAGACCACGGTCACGGGCTGGCCGAAGACCTGCAGGCAATAGGCCGCGAGATGTTCGCCCGCCGCCGCGCCCTGGCGTTCATGGCGAGCGCGGGCACTGCTGCGGCGCTTGCGGCCTGCGGCGGAGACGATAGCGGCAGCTCCTCGGGCTCGGACAGTACCAGCACGTCGTCCGGCTCGTCGACATCGACATCGTCGACGAGCACATCCTCCACCTCGACGTCATCCTCGTCGACTTCCGGCGGCACGTCGACCGCGACCTGCATCGCCGACCCGACCGAGACCAATGGCCCCTATCCGGCCGATGGCACCAACACCGCCAGCGGCTCGACCTCCAACGTGCTCATCCAGAGCGGCGTCGTGCGTTCGGACATCCGGTCGAGCTTCATCGGCTCGACCACGACGGCGGCGGGCGTCCAGCTGGAAATCGAGCTGCAACTCGTCGACGTGAGCAACGGCTGCGCGCCGATCTCGGGCGCGGCGATCTACGTATGGCACTGCGATGCGGCGGGCCTCTACTCGCTCTATTCGAGCGGCGTCACCACGCAGAGCTACCTGCGAGGCGTGCAGGTCACCGACAGCGACGGCAAGGTGAAGTTCACCACGATCTACCCTGCCTGCTATTCGGGCCGCTGGCCGCACATCCATTTCGAGGTGTTCACCGGAGGGCTGACCTCGGCCAGCACCGGCCGCACGGCGAGCCTGATCTCGCAGCTGGCGATGCCCGCCGCGACCAACACCGCCGTGTTCTCCGGCGACACGCGCTACACCGCCAGCATCGCCAACTACAACGCCGTCTCGCTCTCGTCCGACAACGTGTTCGGCGACAACACTTCGGCGCAGATCGCGCAGATGACGCCGACACTGAGCGGCAGCGTCACCGCCGGATACACCGGCACGGCGGTCATCGGCATCGCCACCTGA
- a CDS encoding response regulator: MILERNLMDLQTRILIVDDDEGIRSLIGDFLAKHGYETTTAADPIEMRVRLANERFDLIVLDVMMPREDGLTALRQMGPDAPPVIMLSAVGSDVDRIVGLEMGADDYLAKPCNPRELLARIRTVLRRHAATAPAAVEPVPMRAAEVDSGDCLHFAGWRMDLGLRLLFDPAGALISLSDGEFRLLRAFAEHPRRVLTRDQLLDWSRGEDSEHYDRAIDVQLSRLRRKLSEGQGGSDIIRTVRNEGYLFVPAVTDDRPA, from the coding sequence ATGATCCTAGAACGCAACCTGATGGACCTGCAGACCCGCATTCTCATCGTCGACGACGACGAGGGCATCCGCTCGCTGATCGGCGATTTCCTCGCCAAGCACGGCTACGAGACGACCACCGCGGCCGACCCGATCGAGATGCGCGTGCGCCTTGCGAACGAGCGCTTCGACCTCATCGTGCTCGACGTGATGATGCCGCGCGAGGACGGGCTGACGGCGCTGCGCCAGATGGGGCCGGACGCGCCGCCGGTCATCATGCTCTCGGCGGTGGGCAGCGATGTCGACCGCATCGTCGGGCTGGAGATGGGCGCGGACGACTACCTCGCCAAGCCGTGCAATCCGCGCGAACTGCTGGCGCGCATCCGCACCGTGCTGCGCCGTCATGCGGCCACTGCGCCTGCTGCGGTCGAGCCGGTGCCGATGCGCGCGGCGGAGGTCGATTCGGGCGACTGCCTGCACTTCGCGGGCTGGCGTATGGACCTGGGCCTTCGCCTGCTGTTTGACCCCGCCGGAGCGCTGATCTCTCTGTCCGACGGCGAGTTCCGTCTGCTGCGCGCCTTTGCCGAGCATCCGCGCCGCGTGCTCACCCGCGACCAGCTTCTCGACTGGTCGCGCGGCGAGGATTCGGAGCACTACGACCGCGCCATCGACGTCCAGCTTTCGCGCCTGCGTCGCAAGCTGTCGGAGGGGCAGGGCGGCAGCGACATCATCCGCACCGTGCGCAACGAAGGTTACCTCTTCGTCCCCGCCGTGACCGACGACCGCCCGGCCTGA
- a CDS encoding PDZ domain-containing protein → MLVTDSLFLTSTSPNQRWHRRRIIACMFALGSMLIHGVAEAQSVPAWPVALRAQLVRMTDVGYRLSTTAAPLCTEKSGQTGLLIDHIAAYGDTDQAAVRTALGLTDLPQVAAVAPDSAAAKAGVLPGDDILAIEGRDTAAILARSAAPQLIADEIEEMLASATPGKPLHLALRRSGRSVSAELLPVEGCAARFVVKTGKGIEAFSDARNVGLGIKLVAFTGSDDELALVAGHELAHIVYHDATVKSGLGQRAKEDRADVLGASLARCAGYDVERGLKFWPRYKKQDWLRFFRDPSHRSPDARVALIRAKAVDGPCPPRL, encoded by the coding sequence ATGCTGGTGACTGATTCGCTTTTCCTGACAAGCACTTCGCCGAATCAGAGGTGGCATCGCCGCAGGATTATCGCCTGCATGTTTGCCCTCGGTTCAATGCTTATACATGGCGTAGCCGAGGCGCAGAGCGTTCCGGCCTGGCCTGTTGCTCTGCGCGCGCAATTGGTCCGCATGACCGATGTCGGATACCGGCTGTCGACCACGGCAGCCCCGCTATGTACCGAAAAATCGGGACAAACCGGCCTGCTGATCGATCACATCGCCGCTTACGGCGATACCGACCAGGCAGCGGTCAGAACCGCGCTCGGGCTGACCGATCTGCCCCAGGTCGCCGCTGTTGCGCCCGACAGTGCTGCAGCAAAAGCAGGCGTTCTGCCGGGAGACGATATTCTCGCCATCGAAGGGCGCGATACTGCGGCTATTCTTGCGCGATCTGCTGCACCGCAACTCATTGCCGACGAGATCGAGGAGATGCTCGCCTCTGCCACACCGGGCAAGCCCCTTCATCTCGCTCTACGGCGCTCAGGGCGCTCGGTATCGGCCGAACTGTTGCCGGTGGAGGGCTGCGCGGCGCGCTTCGTCGTGAAGACCGGCAAGGGTATCGAGGCATTCAGCGATGCCCGCAATGTCGGCCTTGGCATCAAGCTGGTCGCTTTTACCGGCAGCGACGATGAATTGGCGCTCGTCGCCGGGCACGAACTCGCGCACATCGTCTATCATGACGCCACCGTGAAAAGTGGTCTTGGCCAGCGAGCCAAGGAAGACCGTGCGGATGTCCTCGGTGCGTCTCTGGCCCGCTGCGCCGGATATGATGTCGAGCGCGGGCTCAAATTCTGGCCGCGCTACAAGAAGCAGGACTGGCTGCGCTTCTTTCGCGACCCGAGCCATCGCTCTCCCGACGCCCGCGTGGCGCTCATCCGCGCCAAGGCCGTGGACGGCCCTTGCCCGCCGCGCCTTTAG
- the gmd gene encoding GDP-mannose 4,6-dehydratase, with protein sequence MSNSGSGSSKVALITGVTGQDGSYLAEFLLEKGYEVHGIKRRASLFNTARVDHIYEDPHKHGSKFKLHYGDLSDTSNLTRLIRDIEPDEIYNLGAQSHVAVSFEAPEYTADVDALGTLRILEAVRFLGLEKKTRFYQASTSELYGLVQEIPQRETTPFYPRSPYAVAKLYAYWITVNYREAYGMYACNGVLFNHESPRRGETFVTRKITRGLANIALGLEPCLYMGNIDSLRDWGHAKDYVRMQWMMLQQEEARDFVIATGVQYSVRQFIAWSAKELGVTLEFSGEGVEEIATVAAIEGDMAPALEVGDVVMRIDPRYFRPAEVDTLLGDPSKAKELLGWVPHITVQEMCAEMVAEDHKSARRFALLKEHGLEIPVSVEG encoded by the coding sequence ATGAGCAATTCCGGCAGCGGCAGTTCCAAGGTCGCGCTGATCACCGGCGTTACCGGTCAGGACGGTTCCTATCTCGCTGAATTCCTGCTGGAAAAGGGTTACGAGGTCCATGGCATCAAGCGCCGCGCCTCGTTGTTCAATACCGCCCGCGTCGATCACATCTACGAAGACCCTCACAAGCACGGCTCGAAGTTCAAGCTGCATTACGGTGACCTCAGCGACACTTCCAACCTCACGCGCCTGATCCGCGACATCGAGCCGGACGAGATTTACAATCTCGGCGCGCAGAGCCACGTCGCCGTCAGCTTCGAGGCGCCCGAGTATACCGCCGACGTCGATGCGCTCGGCACCCTGCGCATCCTCGAAGCCGTCCGCTTCCTGGGGCTCGAGAAGAAGACCCGTTTCTACCAGGCCTCCACCTCGGAACTCTACGGTCTGGTGCAGGAGATCCCGCAGCGCGAGACGACGCCGTTCTATCCGCGCTCGCCTTATGCCGTAGCCAAGCTCTACGCCTACTGGATCACGGTGAACTACCGTGAAGCCTACGGCATGTATGCCTGCAACGGCGTGCTCTTCAACCATGAGTCCCCGCGTCGCGGCGAGACCTTCGTGACGCGCAAGATCACGCGCGGCCTCGCCAATATCGCGCTCGGTCTCGAACCCTGCCTCTACATGGGCAACATCGATTCGCTGCGCGACTGGGGCCACGCCAAGGACTACGTGCGCATGCAGTGGATGATGCTGCAGCAGGAAGAGGCGCGCGACTTCGTGATCGCCACCGGCGTGCAGTATTCGGTGCGCCAGTTCATCGCCTGGTCGGCCAAGGAACTGGGCGTGACGCTCGAGTTTTCGGGTGAGGGCGTTGAAGAGATCGCTACCGTCGCCGCGATCGAGGGAGATATGGCTCCGGCGCTGGAAGTCGGCGATGTCGTGATGCGCATCGACCCGCGCTACTTCCGCCCGGCCGAAGTCGATACGCTGCTCGGTGACCCGAGCAAGGCCAAGGAACTTCTCGGCTGGGTGCCGCACATCACCGTGCAGGAAATGTGCGCCGAGATGGTCGCGGAGGACCACAAGTCCGCCCGCCGCTTCGCACTGCTCAAGGAACACGGCCTTGAGATCCCCGTCAGCGTCGAAGGCTGA